TGTGGGGTTTTATTGGGCTTTCTTATGAGGGGTTTTACTAGAATTGTTTTAAACACATTTGGTGAAAGTAAGCGAATTTTATGCTCGCATGACATCTTTTGAATAATGTTGGTAAATCTTTGTCatgtagaattttttttaataagtaccATAATGGGTAGATATATTGATGTAGAAACTCAGGATTCAGGAACCTCTTCACTACAGTCAGGATGCTAATTTCTGTTCATAATTTGCTGTAGATGATACACGGGGTATCTTTTTATGGTGTTCTTCCTTTAAGGACTGGCATAGAttgaaattttaatatttttgtaaaagaAAACGGGTCTTGTTTCTCATTTACGGAGGCTAGTTCCCAATGCAATGCTTTTGGGCCCTTATTGCCTTGGAGTACCTAAAGCCTTTCAAAACCAAGTCTAGTAGTATCTTGGATTTGGTTAGCATGTTTACATTCTTGATGAATTTACCTTCTTGCAATGTCTAGTTAAATTCATTTTATAGAAGGATTAGATCACTTAACATGTTTTTTGATAGTGAAACCCGTGAATGTACTTGGAGAGCaaggttatttttaaaaagactTGGATACATAAAGACAAAGTTACAAACTAGATCTGTAGTTGCTGTAAAATTACACATTTGAAGTTAAGTGCCATAGGAGGGCAGATTGCATGTTAAACATATTGTCTTTATGCAAGATGATAAATTGATAGACCTGGACCATTAAGAATGTGACACTTATGAAACTTGAAAGCCCGTGATGCAGCTTTGGTGATGGTGCTGGCGTGGTGAAATGTAATATATGAAGTTCCACTGAATCAATTCTGTAGTTGATTTAGGGCCCTAAACATAGTATTGTTGGCGAACTTCTCGTTGCTTTTGTTTGTGATTCTTATCAACATGCATCATCATCCCACAACTAACTCATATAAAGATCGCCTCATAATCACCTAGGCTTTGTGGTCAACGACTTCTTTGTCCACCATCTATTCAGCTGCTTTAGGCttattatcatttatcatcCTGGTGTGTATGTAAGGTTGTATATGGTGCCAGAATGGCATATGCATAACATATTTTAGCTCAAACGTTTGTTAATGGTTACATGCTTCTCTTCTGATAGGTTCACTTGGATCAAATCAATGAGGAGACTGGTCCTAAAACTGGTAGGTTTTTGTTTCATTTGAtaatgttttgtttttcctttgcGAATTGTGACATGGTTATTGTGGGTTTAATTTGAGAAATGCTATTGCCATTCAGTGGAAAATAAGGTTGTCTGTGGGACCCAATGTTGCAGTGCAAATATTTTTAGTTTGCACTTATGGttttatatttgtaatattacCCCTTTCTTTCGATAGCGTTTGTGTTTATAAGTAGATGACCTAACCCTTTGCTTGATTTGATGCATTTTTAGTGATAGGCGATAACTTCAACTCAAATTATGGTTTTGTGTATTTCAGCTCTCATTCCTGATAAGTGGGTAGAGTTTAAGCTACAAGAGAAGGCTAAAGTCAGCCACAATACTCACTTATacaggtatttttttttttgtagtcaTTTCTTTGTTTACTTACGTTAATAAATTGTCAATGAACAGACCTTTTTAGTGGATTTGTCTTCTCAGAAGTTGATTCTGGGATTTATATTGTCTTCAATATTTTTCAGATTCTCTTTTGATCCGACTCTCGAATTGGGACTTCATGTTGCATCGTGTCTCGTTACAAGGCAAGTTTATGAACCCCTTCATGGATTGAAAATAGTAATGTTTACAACTTAGGTAAATGCATATGATTCTAGAAAGAATCTTTAAAGAGGTAACACGATATGTTGTGGAAATAAACTTTACATGATGTCTTCAGTATCAGTGTAAATTGCATATCCCTGCCATAGTGCCGTCTCAATTTCTCATATATGTGTTCTATTGTGCTATAGGGCTCCATTGGGTGAAGATGCCGAGGGGAAAAAGAAATATGTTGTCCGCCCGTAAGTTTCATATTAACAATTTTCAGCCTCAATAAAGCCTTCAATTCAATCTCATATGTCAACATGTAACATTTTTAATCTTGGTAGTTAAGCTATTATTATATTCTCAGTCAATTTCCTACTAAGGGGTGATATTTCTTTTACTAGAAAAATAAATTGTGATTGATGTTAGTAACTTGTATGCATGTATCATGATAGTCCGTGTATACTCATGTAACTGAAGTAATAAGAAGTTGATCACCTTTTTTTCCCTTGATGCTTTACTTATGACGTCTATCTTCAGGTACACTCCAATATCAGATCCAGATTCGAAAGGTTACTTTGATTTGATGATCAAGGTATGGCAAGTTGACGATACTTCTGTTGATTTCTGTCTGAATAAATTGatacataatataattttgtcCAGATCTATCCTGAAGGGAAAATGAGTCAACATTTTGACAAACTAAAGCCTGGTGATGTGCTCGAAGTAAAAGGGTAATATACAGTTGTACCTTTATTTAACCCTCAGTGATTGTGTATctacttacaagttacaactgACATAATGGATCTCTTACAGACCTATCGAAAAGATCAAATATACTCCCAATATGAAGAAACACATTGGCATGGTGAGTGCAGTCTTCTAACTttgtatttgtgttatataaaagaGTAGGGTTCCTGAGTGAAGGGATCTTAACATAGGAAGGATGTGAATGATTGCACTAATTTTGTATCTCAAACGGATGCATAAGTTTTGTGTCAACCGATGCATCAGGTTCTTTTTGTTGCATCAAAAGTGTAAAAAGCGGTGCACCGGCTTTATAAACTCCTTCGCATCCGTTCTTCTTGATCTTGTCCAGTGGGTAAAACACTAAAATGCTTTATTGGTGCAGATTGCAGGTGGGTCAGGAATCACTCCAATGCTTCAGGTTATTGAGGCCATTCTTAAGAATCCAGATGATAACACCAAAGTAAGCATTTCTTCTGGAATTTTTGTCTATATTTTgtgatattgatattgatttgtCTTTTGATCTATATTTATTTCAGGTATCTTTAATTTATGCTAATGTATCTCCTGATGACATCCTGCTGAAGAAGAAACTTGATATGCTTGCTGCTAGCCACCCTAATTTGAAGGTAGACGTCTTTTCTAACCTATAGAAACAACCTTTTTTgtcatttaatttatatatttttttgaaatggcGTGGTTTTTCTGGAACTCGCAGGTACATTATACTGTTGACAGTCCGTCAAAGTACTGGGTTGGAGGTACTGGTTACATATCAAAGGATATGGCCTCGAAAGGCTTACCTGCTCCAAGCGATGATACACTTATACTTGTAAGATATCAACTCATCATCACCAGATAACCTTTAATTCACATTACTTTAATGATGCATGTctttttaaatacatatatagaagtaaatataaatgtaaagtTTACACTAATTCTTGTTTATTTTTGGACCACCTAACAAAATATGTACCCCTTCCTTGCACATTATTATACCCTGATTGTTGAATTTATCTGTTACTTGGTTGTCTCAGGTGTGTGGTCCACCTGGAATGATGGAACACATATCTGGCGGGAAGGCGAAAGATTGGTCACAAGGCGAGGTTTGTCAATGGAACCTGCACCTTGTGTTTAATCAATGGAACATGTATGATACTATGATCTATCTAACCGTGTATTGGCATACTTTTGCATCCTTGCAGGTGAGTGGTGTACTCAAAGAGCTTGGATACACAGAAGAAATGGTTTACAAGTTTTAATGGATCAGTGAGTTCCAACTCTGGCAGCTTTTTGTAATAAATTTTGTCTTGAAAAGAACACTTACTGATTATGTCGACAAATGGAGTAAGCCTTTTCAGAACTTCAAGCACAAATCCGTAGTGAAAACAAGCCAACACCCCATGTGAGGGTCAGCTTGTCAAtgtatgatttttgttttatttttgcaaaaaaaaaggacaaaaaaTTTGAATGAGTTTTACCTAGAATAAATGTAGGAGCAACATTGTTGCCTTTGTTATTTACAGGCTGTAGCTGTAACTTATAAAAGATGCCTTCTATATGCAGTGGCAGAAAGTggttaattaacaaaaaagaaaaataaaatagatgcTGGTGTTAATTTGTTGAAACCAGATCATGGCATGTAATGCTTTATACCGTATGAGAGCTTCTTAAATGTTTGTTTGAAAGTAATTGTTACCTTTCTTGTACTGATTGCAAAAATCTTATATTAAATCATTTCTAGCTGCAGTGATTGTTATAATGACATTCAGTTGCGATGCCCAGGGATTTGGGCCAAACTGCTATCTAAATGGGTTTCATTTGAAGGAGTACGAACTATACTGGTTCTCATTTTAGAGTCATATTCATAACTTGTAGTTTTCTTCACGGCTGATTCTCACGGTATTTTTCGGCTTATCCTGACTTTCTATGTTAGatactataataatatattgtcTTACCACTGAAAACATATAGTAATAAAGATGGGTGATAGATGATTTGATGTAGGCATGTTTCCCAGACCAAACCTAAGCATCACAACCTACCCCGAACTGATCAAACTCTATGATGAAGCAGAAGTTTCTGTCCAAAGTCCAATAAAACATCAGAAACTCATTCGATTATAGGCATCATCAATTTGGGAAATATCATCCGTTTATGTTAACCATTTATTCTATCTAAATCTTTACACTAACTTTTTGGTCTAAGTACTTTCCAAATCATGCAACCTTTAAAGCAGTTCATCCGTTCATGTATTTTTGTGAAATATAATTGTGTCATAGAGTGTATGATGGAAaaaatgtatatgttttttgttttcatccgacaaacttacaataaatgataatataataataaaataatatataataattatgtaCTCTTTGTAATAAAGATTTATGATGTAAATTTGATCTAAGCCGTCCGATACTTCCAAGACCAAAGTCAACATGACTTCCTTAACCAGCCATTCTAGTTTGACTATGTCATATTTGCTGGCAAATGTGATTGAGAACCGCCTCTGTGACTCAACTTCTAAATATTAACAAATactaattaaaaattgaaatgcCAACAATGATATGGTTAATGTATGTGGGCTTTTTTATTGAAACTTTTTTGGGGAAAgtgactttttatttatttatttgaaaccTCTCTAAGcaaattcttttataagttCAAGAACTAGACAtgtcatttatttataaacctATCAAGTATATGAAcctatatacattatatatgcatacattttgttactttgtaaaattttaaaatagacTAGACATTGAATTATGAAGAGGTGGCTAGCCTTAGACTTTTCTCATGACATGTCATGTATAACTCTTTTCACTATAAAATTTTGCGTTCTGAACCATTTCAACTCTTTTCGATCATTTTCATGAACTATCATTGTAGTTGTCTTTAGATATAACAGGGGTATGAGGTTGTTTTCAAACCTTTATCTGGTCAccaaaatattataattagcTTACTAGCAAGATTCAAAGAAATAACCCTTTGGGATATCCCAACAAGATTAAAGGGTATTTTAGTAAAATCACACCTCTCTTATAGATGCCATCTTCTGACCTTTACCTTCTTAATGCTTCATTTGTCATCTTCCTTATATACATCATTTACAATACCAAGTCAAGACAGCCATATATAATTTGTACttaactctctctctctctctctcacacacacacacacacaaacataccATCATTAAGGAAAAAAACATCTTTGAAAAGAGATGGCTGCTTTACCAAGGTCAGATATGTCATTCAGAAGATCAGGGTCATCAGGGCTTGTTTGGGATGACAAGTTATTGTCGGGTGAACTTAAACCAAAAGATGACAACAAGGACAAAAAAGAGCCACAAATTAGATCAGAACCAAAACCATATAAGACCACAGAAGTTGCACCCACAATTGACCCACCTTCACCTAAGGTCTCAGGGTGTGGTGCCATTTGCAGCATGTTTGGTAAGCCTGTAAAGAACCACAATCAAAAGCAGATGAGAAAGAggtaattaattagtttaaagTCAAAATCTTGAAATCCTTCTTGATCTTTGTCTCATCAGAAACATTTGTTGTCTTTAATTAGATGGATGTTGTTGTTTGTTGAGTATGTGTGTGGTGAATTTGACTTTTGGGTAGGGTagttatatgtatgtttgtttgtattatagATTGATAAACATAagattatataaacaaatatacatGTTTCTATATCtctattattactattattattattatctgtaGGTTGTAGAATTTGAGCCAGAAAGTCCTCTTTTGTGTGCTAGAgattatgtaatatttaatgtatttatttCTTTCATGTAATAATAGTAGTTATACTTAATTTGTTATGTTTTACAACATTTAGGAAATAATTAATCATTCTAATCAAATagcataataattttttttaaagatgatgACATATGACAAATCAGAGACaggattagaaaagagaattaataAAACCTTCATATATTAGAAGGATTATTAGTATATTTTGTAAGgaaaaattatcatttttttgcGAAAAGGGAACATATTGCACCATAAATAATTATAGATTATAGTATATGATCAAATATTATCGCATATATATGCCATCAGCCATCCCGCGTTAACAAAATCATCTTGTCTATTTTATTTGtcttagtatatataaaaaaaaaaaaaatcacgtatCGAGTTGTTTGTGCAAATTTACATCGGAAACTTTACGTGTGAAAACAAAATTGGAGAAAAAATAATGGGTCGTATTATTTCGTCTTTTAGTGGTTAAATAATACTCATTCGTTTTATAACGTGTTCGGCTAGCTTCATGTTATACtattattacattaaaaaaaatatactcatATAAAATAAGAGTAAAACACACCTGAGGCTTATTTTACGAATAATAGATTTTAGAGTACGGTTAATACTAAATAGTTTACCAATCCATAATAGATGTATATAGTTACCCATTACCAATGCAACTTCGGACTACATAAAAAGTTGGAGACGCGGGTTCAGATTGTAAAGGTGAATTGTTATATGGCCAAAATGTACCGTACATAGATAAGTAAACAATACTATATTTACTATAACTAGGATTCTAATAGACAAGGAATGAATTAACTAAACTAAACACCAATAGTTAATTTCCTTAATAgttaacgagcatggtacccgcgcaatgcggcgacagtGGTGGGGAAATCAGTCTAGTGGTGTCgttgatggtactattggtggtggcgacggtgtcaagtggtgttggttgatataattgtgatagtgaaaatttttaaaaaataaggacttaaagtgttaattattaaaataaaagtttagattGTAGAAAATTTTGGTATGTTATAAAAAACTCTTTTCAATATAGtaggtgtttattaagggtaatttaataatttcgtatgtaactatttttaaaaataaggggtgtgataatttttactGTATAAAGTAGGCATGAGCGAAAATCCCAAAAAACCGAAACCGTACCGGTACCGACGGGGATTCGGTTTCGGTATCGGTTATTGATTTTGGACGATTTCGGTACTATACGGTTCGGTACCGGTAAACCGAACATAGATACCGATTTTTTAAAAGCATggtatataaatttgttatatacCACTATGCATCTCTATTTCTGTATTTTGATTGAAATTTTTACTGTAGGTATTGTTATCCTCAAGCACATCATATATTTACACAAAATATACACACGGATCGCAAATTACAAGAACCTAATTAATTTAAAGACTTACGGCAGTGTACACTAAAATGCAAATATATGCTCTGATCGAACAAGATAACATACTTTCTTACCATTGTTAATCGATTAAATTACATTCTCCATACATAAATGAATTTATGTAAATAACAAACTTACATAGTTACATCAGATTAAATTATGATGGTTTGCATGTAGTTACCCCGTCAAACCCGAAATGCTCATGAAAATTCGGTACTAATCGGGAAAAAACCTAAataccggtaccggtaccgtATTTATGTAATCGGTACGGTATTCGGTTCTCACTTTAGGATGTTTTCGGTATCGGTATTCGGTTTCGGTACGGTTCCGTACCGAAAACCATCCCTagtataaaggagtatagataagtaGGACACCCATCTTAGACTTGAACTTGAATTACTTGAATGAATGGAACTTCCTTAATAATACGCTTCCTGCAAGATGACTACCCCAAGGACGCTCACCTTGGACTTGAAAACATGGACCTTTGACTCACGGCTGGGACCGAAAATTTGTTTAAGATGTAGAGTGCATGAGCTGTGACAACTTTAATGTTGTAGATGTGGTGGGTTGATAACGGGTGCTCATTGGAGCAACATGCTTTGAGAGTGGTTGCTCGTTGTAGCAACATGGGTTGGGTTTATTTCTCGTCAAAGCTTTTGACTGTTGAATCAGAATTAATAGAAACCGGCAAGCTTTTTGTGAATGAAGACCTGCAGTTGATTTGTTTGATGGAGGATGCTGCGAATTGAAGACTTTAATTTTGTCGAAATTAAAGAAGCTAATTTAAAGGAAATTGGCGACTTccgaaaactaaaaaattataGTTGAGTGCcgcaaatttaaaacaaaaagacGAAAACAAACACAAGATAAAAAGGAATTGAAACTAATTAACCAAATTGGTGGGTTGGCTGtaacaaaagtaaaataaattggAGGGATATTAAAAAGTCTAAGAATTAGAtaattgtatttgatttttgagtATGGAGATCGATCTCCCTAGTTTGATGTGGCAATccctttgatttttaataatacaATCCCaatgaatacatatataatacagtaattaattaaacaaggGATAGATTTTTCGGAAATTTGACAAACCCAATCTTTTAGTTCTTAGAAGATTCGTTAGAGTAGAACCCTGCAGCTTCGATCCGGGCATGGAGATTGACTGTAGTTGTTTCTCTTTATCTATTGTGTTTCTTCTAATTTCTGCTTCGGTAATTTGTGTCTTCAAAGTCTCGGTTTCTTCTACTTCCATGGCAGAGTACTCTTCTTCTTTCAGAGGTTTATTTGAAGGCAATAATGTTATCCTGGCTGCGGGAATATAGAAGATCGGGACATCCCCAAAGAAGCTTGAAAATTTCTGAGCATTTTTATGCGTGACTGATGTGACGACGATGAGTTTAATGTCTCGGCGCCTAGCAACAACTTTTTGGAGGATATCGAAAAGGAAATATGTCATGCTTAGTGATCTACTCTCGTAATAATGGGCTTCATCGATTACAATGACCCTATATTTGTCAAGATCCAAATCTTTCAACTTCTCGCGGAGAAGCTCAACATCCGTCATGTACTTTATAACAGTCTTGGGTCCAGTCAAGTCTTCAAAACCAACCAAATCTCCAAGCTCCGTTTCCATCTCTTTGCTAACTCTTTTGGCAACTCTCATCTATCTTGATGTAAAAACTGGGTCAATTGTGTTGACATTCCAAAACCAGTTTCACCTACAACTACCACCACTTGATTCTCTTGTACCACCTGCAGTAAGTCATCTCGTGCAGAGAATAGGTACTGCCGCTCTTGTGAAAGTGAGTATTTTGCTGATTTCGCAAAATCACTAATTACTGCTTGATCACCCTCAAACTTTGCATCTTCTGTGAAATCAACTTCACCAACTGCAGCCTCATCAATATGCTTCCCCGACTTCTCATTAACTCCAAGAATATCACAACCAGAAAGTTCCCTAAAACGCTTACGTGATTTATTCTGACAACTTTCTTTCTCTGAtaccatattattattattattgctgTTGGAGTTTTAGACCCGTGtgatattattaaaaagataatcATTACAAATGTTGAACTAATTCGTAAGTCTAGTTTCTACAAGACTTTGCTTCCTGATGTAATTCAAACCAAGAAAGGAAAAACACCGAGAATAACCGAACAGAACCCTTCTATTTTCCAAGTAATAGCTAATCAACTCGGGTGATCACCCGGGCattattagaaaaatataaaaaaatattctatGTTTGAATACACTTAAACCAATTACAATCTTTTATGTCCCACAGTTTCATATTTGAGCTAAACTATCCAACTAATAAATCATTACAACACGTTAATAAGTCGAGCAAGCAAGCACTTTAACCCTTTTAAGTCAAGCAAGACGAACTGATTGCAAGTTCATACGCTCTTCTAGATACCTTTGTGAGGTTCACCAGTTTTGCTTCCTGTAGGTGTGTCAATTTCCCCATCATCATGCACAAGTCAAAGATATTAATTAGTTTAGAAATCAAATACTCATTTCAATTCAAATCTGGACATAAACTAtacaattatactggtatattAGAACTTCATTTTGTGATCTCCAACCTTGAATGCACACCTAATTATCCATTTTGTgaattgttaataaaaaaaatgaagaaaaatgaaCTGCACGTACACTTTTTTAAGCTTAAGCAAAATAAAGAATTGTTAATAAAAGTCTGACTTCCAAACTAATAACTTTCACCACCGTAAAATGACCATGGAGAATATTATACCATTTGTTATATATGTCCTCTCGAAACTTTGGCAAATCACAATAATAGCCAGTTGCTTTTAAACAATAGCACTCAGTTTGTCGCGTTATAAAAATAAGCTTGAACCAAAATCAATGATGCCATACGAAACCTCAAAAGTAACTTGCAATTCCAACAACTCTTGAAAACTGGTAGAGTAATATGTAACCTGCACCACctaaaaacaatcaaaatcggTGTTTATAGTTGTTTTAGAAAAGCAAGGTGAAGATGCTATAATATGAAATAGCTAGAATCATTAGGATATCAAAGCCTAGGGAAATAACAGTGTGACAGAATAGGAAAATGAAATGTGAACCAAGAAAATTTCATCTATAAGCCTTCCTTACATACAGCCTACAGCCCTTCACATACAAAACGTTATATCAAACATTATTACTTTAGCTACTAAACATAATTGAAAATTCACATCAAAGACACAATTAAGTGAAAGAAGGTGCTCATATGAATTATATCATTCATTCAGACATATTATCAAACACATTATAGGCATAACTTTGAAAATGCTTATAATGTGAATAAGCAATGATTTTTATGAATACACGAAAATAAACCCATCAAAAAAGcagattaagaaaaaaaaacctgaaAGATTAATCAAATAACTGAGAAAAGGAtactgaaaaaaaataaattcaataagaattgaaaaacaataAGAAAATCGAATAATGCAAATCCAATATCCATCTGATGGGTTATTTCAAATCAATAACAATGAAACAAATATCTCTATTCAAATCTTTGTTTTCAATCTATACAAATCATATATTATCAGTAACCATGAATggaaaaatacatattaaaacCCCTAAACTCAAAGTTGTAGATACCTCATTTTTTAGTAGGCTTATCCAGTGATATTCCATCCGGCCAAACTGGAACACagcatcaaaatcgaaactgaAAAAAACATATGTTAAAAGAAACCGACAATCTCCCCTCTAATCTTAATCTTCAAATCTCTCCACAAGAACTTTGGATGTTATTTGATGCATAAACTTTAATCTTATTGTTGGATATTGaatacaaaaaagaaagtatAAGGACAATtagaagattttttttattatcattgatGTATAAATTTGGTTGTTTGTTTGTCTCgttaatatatttgtttctcTTCTTTTAATTactcgtaattttttttttaaaaaaaggagaGACTGCCACttgtcaattttttaaaaacaattagtCTTAAGGAACCTTGCTTTATTATGGAGAGATATTCGTTTATTTGGTTATATGGGCTCCCCTAcctttatttatatagaggatGGGACATTCCTAATATAACTCAAATTCTATATTTCTATTAGGCCAAAGTATTTTTTTCGTCCCTCTGATTTTCGAATAAACACTTTACATCTTCGCCGTtaatttttggctaaaatcgtccctatggtttgcatttcgtccttgaATCCGTTAACCCTCTCACGTGGTGAGGGGCATATATGTCTTTTTACCCATTTATTCCTATGGTTAAGTGCAaaattcgtccttatggttcgtcatttttgcatttttcatccttaaatttaacaaacttccaaacaaaaatttaatcaaaaatcaaaactaactcaaatcaaaaacctatatatacacatacatataaggatctaatttaataccggccggtataactaatttattttattttatttttttaaaaaatgttataaaacttactacaatataacgaaaatagtcaaaatataattaaaattcactcaaaaaaaaaaataggtactttataacaaattacaagaaatttcacaaattacaaaaaataacattaaagtattgtaaaaataatttttaaaaaaattcaaaaaataaaaaatgagaataccGGAAGTACCAGAACGGTAATACCAAAAATATCAGAAATAGTTGTAGCGGGGTACCTTCCGATACCGGTATTACGGGTATACTACCgttatttaaaatattgtatgtatatgtgttgcATTTAAAAGT
The sequence above is drawn from the Erigeron canadensis isolate Cc75 chromosome 4, C_canadensis_v1, whole genome shotgun sequence genome and encodes:
- the LOC122596312 gene encoding NADH-cytochrome b5 reductase-like protein, yielding MSTFFRRLSKSTPIALSQAFRSGQSQYTPHFRLPVGAIAAVSGGISYFYYFSEPNLVHLDQINEETGPKTALIPDKWVEFKLQEKAKVSHNTHLYRFSFDPTLELGLHVASCLVTRAPLGEDAEGKKKYVVRPYTPISDPDSKGYFDLMIKIYPEGKMSQHFDKLKPGDVLEVKGPIEKIKYTPNMKKHIGMIAGGSGITPMLQVIEAILKNPDDNTKVSLIYANVSPDDILLKKKLDMLAASHPNLKVHYTVDSPSKYWVGGTGYISKDMASKGLPAPSDDTLILVCGPPGMMEHISGGKAKDWSQGEVSGVLKELGYTEEMVYKF